Proteins encoded in a region of the Isosphaeraceae bacterium EP7 genome:
- a CDS encoding c-type cytochrome domain-containing protein, producing MHLIRLSVAAGMIAAAQAASAGEAPPEPAGVSFLGDVAPILRKHCVGCHNPRRTEGRYDLTTFAGLSEGARGGESAFAPGDPAGSHLVDLIRPDGQPRMPFKQPPISEAKRQVLERWIAQGARYDGEKPSEDWLALLRKRSPAAVPDSYPAPVAIAALAFRPDGRALLASGYHEVNTWDVADGRLGPRLRGFGERVHDIAVSPDGKLVAVASGDPGQGGSARILRFVEGTIDEGRSLVETADGVFAIAFSPDSRLVAAAGADRTVRIWEAETSKLVRTIEDHADWILDLAFSPDGKRIATASRDKTSKVFDVAGGETVATFPGHAETVSAVAYSPDGKFIATGGDDNQVRLWNPDNDAKQAGSLTGFGGGVFRIAYTADGRDLVATSADGIVRVFRDGARRLELKGHTDWVYALAISPDGARLASGSWDGTVLVWDLAEGKPLLNFQARPGPKTVSGVTAAQP from the coding sequence ATGCATCTCATCAGGCTCTCCGTCGCCGCCGGGATGATCGCCGCGGCGCAGGCCGCGTCGGCCGGCGAGGCCCCGCCCGAGCCCGCGGGCGTCAGCTTCCTCGGCGACGTGGCCCCCATCCTCCGCAAGCATTGCGTGGGCTGCCACAACCCGAGGCGTACGGAGGGCAGGTACGATCTGACCACGTTCGCGGGCCTGTCCGAGGGCGCCCGCGGAGGCGAGTCGGCCTTCGCCCCCGGCGACCCCGCCGGCAGCCATCTGGTCGACTTGATCCGGCCCGACGGCCAGCCAAGGATGCCCTTCAAGCAGCCGCCGATCTCCGAAGCCAAGCGACAAGTCCTGGAACGCTGGATCGCCCAGGGCGCACGGTACGACGGCGAAAAGCCTTCCGAGGACTGGCTCGCGCTGCTCCGCAAGCGATCCCCGGCCGCGGTCCCCGACTCCTACCCCGCGCCCGTGGCCATCGCCGCCCTGGCATTCCGCCCCGACGGCCGGGCCCTGCTCGCATCGGGATACCACGAAGTGAATACGTGGGACGTCGCCGATGGGCGGTTGGGCCCACGCCTTCGGGGCTTCGGCGAGCGGGTCCATGACATCGCCGTCAGCCCCGATGGCAAGCTCGTGGCCGTCGCCAGCGGCGATCCCGGGCAGGGAGGTTCCGCCCGCATTCTCAGGTTCGTCGAGGGAACGATCGATGAAGGCCGCTCCCTCGTCGAGACCGCCGACGGCGTCTTCGCCATCGCCTTCAGCCCGGACAGCAGGCTCGTCGCCGCCGCGGGCGCCGATCGGACGGTCAGGATCTGGGAGGCCGAGACGAGCAAGCTTGTCAGGACCATCGAAGACCACGCCGACTGGATCCTCGACCTCGCCTTCAGCCCGGACGGCAAGCGGATCGCCACCGCCAGCCGCGACAAGACGAGCAAGGTCTTCGACGTCGCCGGTGGCGAGACCGTCGCCACCTTCCCGGGCCATGCCGAGACCGTCTCGGCCGTTGCCTATAGCCCCGACGGCAAGTTCATCGCCACCGGCGGCGACGACAATCAGGTACGCCTGTGGAACCCCGACAATGACGCCAAGCAGGCAGGCTCACTCACCGGATTCGGCGGCGGTGTCTTCCGTATCGCCTATACGGCCGACGGCCGGGACCTGGTCGCCACCTCGGCCGACGGCATCGTCCGGGTCTTCCGCGACGGCGCCCGACGCCTGGAGTTGAAGGGTCACACCGACTGGGTCTACGCCCTTGCAATCTCGCCGGACGGCGCCAGACTGGCCTCTGGAAGCTGGGACGGAACGGTCCTCGTCTGGGATCTGGCCGAGGGCAAACCACTGCTCAATTTCCAGGCGCGGCCCGGGCCCAAGACGGTCTCCGGCGTGACTGCCGCACAGCCTTGA
- a CDS encoding alpha/beta hydrolase, whose protein sequence is MTRTSCPAWAFSILILASLPAVAADKQAADGVTVIPDVAYAAGGDRQKLDLYLPKGRTDFPVVLFFHGGGFKAGDRKSAANIGETFARRGVGVASVGYRLFPEVKHPVPAADGAAAFAWIKKNIGTYHGRADQIFVAGHSAGAILAAQIATDDRYLQSAGASTGDIRGAILLSGTYNLPENRTDVFGDAEERKAASPFSHARSGLAPFFLAYAERDNPGIEDQTKAFAAVLKAAGDETVVVLAKDRSHGTIASHVDENDPTADQALAFVKSRLDNR, encoded by the coding sequence ATGACTCGAACCTCGTGCCCAGCCTGGGCCTTCTCGATCCTGATCCTCGCCTCGCTCCCCGCCGTCGCCGCGGACAAGCAGGCCGCAGACGGGGTGACTGTCATCCCCGATGTGGCCTACGCCGCCGGTGGAGACCGCCAGAAGCTCGACCTCTATCTGCCCAAGGGGCGGACGGATTTCCCGGTGGTCTTATTCTTCCACGGCGGAGGATTCAAGGCGGGCGATCGCAAATCGGCCGCGAACATCGGCGAGACCTTCGCCCGACGCGGCGTCGGCGTCGCATCTGTTGGCTACCGCCTCTTCCCCGAGGTGAAGCATCCCGTCCCGGCCGCCGACGGGGCCGCGGCCTTCGCTTGGATCAAAAAGAATATCGGCACGTATCACGGACGTGCCGACCAGATCTTCGTCGCCGGCCACTCGGCGGGCGCCATCCTCGCGGCGCAGATCGCCACCGACGACCGCTACCTCCAGTCCGCCGGGGCCTCGACCGGGGACATTCGGGGGGCAATCCTCCTGAGCGGCACCTACAACCTTCCGGAGAATCGTACCGACGTCTTCGGCGACGCCGAGGAGCGCAAGGCGGCGTCGCCGTTCAGCCATGCCCGCTCCGGCCTTGCCCCGTTCTTCCTGGCCTACGCCGAGCGTGACAATCCCGGGATCGAGGACCAGACCAAGGCCTTTGCCGCCGTGCTCAAGGCTGCCGGCGACGAAACCGTCGTCGTGCTGGCGAAAGATCGAAGCCACGGCACGATCGCGTCTCACGTCGATGAGAACGACCCCACCGCGGACCAGGCCCTCGCCTTCGTCAAGTCTCGCCTGGACAATCGTTGA
- a CDS encoding Rrf2 family transcriptional regulator, with the protein MQPSAKCDYALLALYALAEHTDPSPLKAGEIAHRHNIPIKFLEAILNQLKGGGYVISRRGAEGGYHLARPAADISLGNIIRLIDGPDATGRPKSSLSSRSSRLEPSPFAGFWGRIGESIARLTDQTTLADIVKEQAQSESYSLDWVI; encoded by the coding sequence ATGCAACCTTCCGCGAAGTGTGATTACGCCCTGCTTGCACTGTACGCCCTGGCCGAACACACGGACCCGTCCCCTCTCAAAGCAGGCGAGATCGCCCACCGCCACAACATCCCGATCAAATTCCTCGAGGCGATCCTCAACCAGCTCAAGGGCGGAGGGTATGTCATCAGCCGTCGAGGCGCCGAAGGTGGCTATCACCTGGCCCGACCGGCCGCCGACATCAGCCTCGGGAACATCATCCGGCTGATCGATGGCCCCGACGCCACCGGGCGGCCGAAGTCCTCGCTCTCCAGCAGAAGCTCACGTCTCGAGCCGTCGCCGTTCGCCGGTTTTTGGGGGCGTATCGGGGAGTCGATCGCCCGATTGACCGATCAAACGACCCTGGCCGACATCGTGAAAGAGCAGGCTCAGAGCGAGAGTTACAGCCTGGATTGGGTCATCTGA
- a CDS encoding DinB family protein — protein MDASTPLIDPLGLIEAYLGGTQTLRRSLDGLSLEQMRAHPIPGTWSCLQVLGHLVDSEIAWCHRIQRVASEPRPLLIGYDETHFAATLGYQDLDPARELDLIDRLRARLAGMLRGLPAEAWTRTGVHSERGLITLAEMVRVEAEHIHHHVRFLEAKRAAMGLAPATT, from the coding sequence ATGGACGCGTCGACTCCCCTGATCGACCCTCTCGGCCTCATCGAAGCCTATCTCGGCGGGACGCAGACGCTGCGACGTTCGCTGGATGGCCTGAGCCTCGAACAGATGCGGGCCCATCCCATCCCGGGGACCTGGAGTTGTCTTCAGGTGCTCGGGCACCTGGTCGACTCCGAGATTGCCTGGTGCCATCGGATCCAGCGGGTCGCCTCCGAGCCCAGGCCGTTGCTCATCGGCTACGACGAGACCCATTTCGCCGCGACCCTGGGTTATCAGGATCTCGACCCGGCCAGGGAGCTCGACCTCATCGACCGCTTGCGCGCTCGGCTTGCCGGGATGCTCCGCGGCCTGCCTGCGGAGGCATGGACTCGGACGGGGGTGCACAGCGAGCGTGGCCTGATCACGCTCGCGGAGATGGTCCGGGTCGAGGCCGAGCACATTCACCACCACGTCCGATTTCTCGAGGCCAAGCGTGCCGCGATGGGCCTTGCACCGGCGACGACCTGA
- a CDS encoding DinB family protein, with amino-acid sequence MSQVNSIIRRISFARRYTLGLLDSVDDADWSRMPGGCPTNIAWQAGHLAMAEYRLCLERVRGPRPEDAALISPEFIARFHRDSTPREADEGRPSPAEIRAVMARVHEAALSLLDQIDDPLLAEPIHTPHAFCSTKAEIYDWCSAHEMLHAGQIGLLRRALGAAPRW; translated from the coding sequence ATGTCCCAGGTCAACTCGATCATACGCAGGATCAGCTTCGCGCGCCGCTACACCCTGGGCCTCCTCGACAGCGTCGACGATGCCGACTGGTCACGGATGCCGGGGGGCTGTCCGACAAATATTGCCTGGCAGGCCGGGCACCTGGCGATGGCCGAATATCGCCTTTGCCTCGAACGAGTCCGAGGCCCCAGGCCCGAGGACGCAGCCCTCATTTCGCCCGAGTTCATCGCTCGGTTCCACCGCGACTCAACACCCCGAGAGGCCGACGAGGGCCGGCCGTCGCCCGCCGAGATCCGGGCCGTGATGGCCCGCGTTCATGAGGCCGCTCTGTCACTGCTCGACCAGATCGATGATCCGCTCCTGGCCGAGCCGATCCACACCCCGCACGCCTTCTGCTCGACAAAGGCCGAGATCTACGACTGGTGCTCCGCCCACGAGATGCTGCACGCGGGCCAGATCGGCCTGCTGCGTCGGGCACTCGGGGCGGCCCCTCGCTGGTAA
- a CDS encoding PEP-CTERM sorting domain-containing protein, whose product MTDRRPWIRLAWPLLATLVLGSIQATSASAAAVLESPTQDAAVQAVLVSTSGTLETSWGPRTLIGVANADASGDGIKLGSIAVGQRNDNPWAGILHLQFQFNNGLPSINLDGRVRWLAYNPMESLINPKVATTANEAQLALYPPIFQRMIAHPDWIRTISFGSNNPTMDIALAAQPKTPGDAVVVPEPSTLATFSAALIGMGWHTRRRRATSRV is encoded by the coding sequence ATGACCGATCGACGTCCCTGGATCCGTCTCGCGTGGCCCTTGCTCGCCACCCTCGTCCTGGGCTCAATCCAGGCCACCTCGGCGTCGGCCGCGGCGGTCCTCGAATCGCCCACGCAGGACGCGGCGGTCCAGGCCGTCCTCGTCTCCACCTCCGGAACGCTCGAGACGAGCTGGGGTCCGAGGACCCTGATCGGCGTGGCCAATGCCGACGCCTCCGGCGACGGAATCAAGCTGGGCTCAATCGCCGTCGGCCAGCGCAATGACAACCCCTGGGCGGGGATCCTCCACCTCCAGTTCCAGTTCAACAACGGACTTCCGTCCATCAATCTCGACGGACGCGTCAGGTGGCTGGCGTACAACCCGATGGAGTCGCTGATCAACCCGAAGGTCGCAACGACGGCCAACGAAGCGCAGCTCGCGCTCTATCCGCCGATCTTCCAGCGCATGATTGCTCACCCCGACTGGATCCGGACCATCTCCTTCGGCAGCAACAACCCGACCATGGACATCGCCCTGGCCGCGCAGCCGAAAACCCCGGGCGACGCCGTCGTCGTCCCCGAACCTTCAACGCTCGCCACATTCTCCGCCGCTCTCATCGGCATGGGCTGGCACACCCGACGCCGGCGAGCGACCAGCCGCGTCTGA
- a CDS encoding DUF1501 domain-containing protein has translation MSSDRLIPSFSRRSLLRSSAAGFGGLALAGLIAEQTKVGAVEVGRPDPTMPLAVRSPHFPAKAKRVIFLFMHGGPSQVDTFDHKPLLTRDHGKPLPFAKPRVVSSDTGNLLGSPFKFQQHGQSGAWVSELFPEVARRVDDLCIINSMHGSNSRHGGALLELHTGSDTFVRPSMGSWITYGLGTENQDLPGYVTICPNLSHGGVNNWSSAFLPAAYQGTPLGTTGIPSDRAVIPFIKSAHDTPRDLQRMELDLAQGLNRDHLGRSGEDQALEGRINALELAYRMQAAAPELQDIAGESPATRALYGLDDAVTSDFGRMCLMARRFAERGVRFIQASHSYKWDQHGNLKADIARNAKEVDRPIAGLLTDLKSRGLLDDTLVLWGGEFGRTPTSQGDGRDHNPHGYTMWMAGAGIKPGMVHGATDDYGYYSVQNKVHVHDLHATILHLLGLDHTRLTFRHAGRDFRLTDVHGEVVREILA, from the coding sequence ATGTCAAGCGACCGACTCATCCCCTCGTTCTCGCGCCGGAGCCTGCTGCGATCGAGCGCCGCGGGATTCGGAGGGCTCGCCCTGGCGGGCCTGATCGCGGAACAGACGAAGGTCGGGGCGGTCGAGGTCGGCCGCCCCGACCCGACGATGCCGCTCGCCGTCAGGTCGCCGCACTTCCCGGCCAAGGCCAAGCGGGTGATCTTCCTGTTCATGCACGGCGGCCCGTCACAGGTGGACACGTTCGACCACAAGCCGCTGTTGACCCGTGACCACGGCAAGCCGCTCCCCTTCGCCAAGCCGAGGGTTGTCTCTTCGGACACCGGGAACTTGCTGGGCTCGCCGTTCAAGTTCCAGCAGCACGGCCAGTCGGGCGCCTGGGTCAGTGAATTGTTCCCGGAGGTGGCGCGGCGGGTCGACGACCTCTGCATCATCAACTCGATGCACGGGTCGAACTCCAGGCACGGCGGCGCCCTGCTCGAGCTGCACACCGGCAGCGACACGTTCGTGCGGCCCAGCATGGGCTCCTGGATCACGTATGGCCTGGGGACCGAGAACCAGGACCTCCCCGGCTATGTGACGATCTGCCCGAACCTGAGCCACGGCGGCGTGAACAACTGGTCGAGCGCCTTCTTGCCGGCCGCCTACCAGGGGACGCCCCTGGGCACGACCGGAATCCCCTCCGACCGCGCCGTGATCCCGTTCATCAAGAGCGCCCACGACACGCCCCGCGACCTCCAGCGCATGGAACTGGACCTGGCGCAAGGCCTGAACCGCGACCACCTCGGCCGCTCGGGCGAAGACCAGGCGCTCGAAGGGCGGATCAACGCACTTGAGCTGGCCTACCGGATGCAGGCCGCCGCGCCCGAGCTTCAGGACATCGCCGGCGAGAGCCCCGCAACCCGGGCGCTTTACGGCCTGGACGACGCGGTGACCTCCGACTTCGGCCGGATGTGCCTGATGGCCCGGCGGTTCGCCGAGCGCGGCGTGCGATTCATCCAGGCGTCTCACAGCTACAAGTGGGACCAGCACGGCAATCTTAAGGCCGACATCGCCCGCAATGCCAAGGAAGTCGACCGGCCCATCGCCGGACTGCTCACCGACCTGAAGTCACGCGGGCTGCTCGACGACACGCTCGTGCTCTGGGGGGGCGAATTCGGCCGGACCCCGACCTCTCAGGGGGACGGTCGCGACCACAACCCGCACGGCTACACGATGTGGATGGCCGGGGCCGGCATCAAGCCCGGCATGGTGCACGGGGCCACCGATGACTACGGCTATTACTCCGTCCAGAACAAGGTGCACGTCCACGACCTGCACGCCACCATCCTGCACCTGCTGGGGCTGGACCATACCCGCCTGACCTTCCGTCACGCGGGGCGCGACTTCCGCCTGACCGACGTCCACGGCGAGGTCGTCCGGGAGATTTTGGCCTGA
- a CDS encoding DUF1553 domain-containing protein, whose translation MRTPRDWVRPVAAWCVSSALLGGGSIVLADESSASPEAISSFEKNVRPILIEHCQACHGPKKDRGGLRVDSREALLKGGDNGPAIVPGQAGESLLITALHHAPGQELKMPPKGKLPAPILAALTNWVQQGAPWPAAKGTVVEPANEADAGVKSEGMSPGANPAEDASLWAFRPPVDVPAPPVRDTSWPSSPIDRFVIAGLEAKALTPAPPAERRALIRRATFDLTGLPPTPEEVVAFLSDDRPGAFARVVDRLLESPRYGERWGRHWLDVARYADSNGMDENVAMANAYRYRDYVIGAFNADLPYDQFIREQIAGDLAAEADGGARRVERLVATGFLSIGPKMLAEDDPQKMEMDIIDEQVDTIGRTFLGLTIGCARCHDHKFDPIPTADYYALAGIFKSTRTMANHKVVAMWNERPVPTAAQIADAAAFKSQANAKRSEAATISAASNGKVLDELRGRIADTLLAADARVARSRVVAPTTAPLAESASAGSLMVEAEAFQRGNVAKDTATYGKGIGVILNAGPVPNRAEYDLTVPTSGAYQVELRYAAEETRPVRLTLAGRTLSQEVAAKVTGGWNPEHQTWSVVAVDVLTAGPSTLVIERDGPLPHIDKIALIPVVETGPKSTDPIEAFAGLHPDAVGRWATALESSAGHPDSILSAWHELTGETNPGFIGPETSWHAALTADPRPGTKRELADRYQSVLIASSGTSAEGSPLHAFLNQPGAPAALPVDPTASYPAEIRTKLGALKIESDALDAKAAATPMALAVQDQTPTDLQIHIRGSHLTLGTKAPRGFLRVVAGDAPPSIAEGTSGRGELARWIAGPSNPLTARVMVNRLWRWHFGEGLVRTTDNFGRLGERPDHPELLDWLSLRFVEDGWSIKAMHRRIMASSAYQMSTKLDPEAVRIDPENRLLWRMSRRRLEAEAIRDALLSVGGDLDTTMGGNLLPTGNHAYVSSTASESGAGRYAMPRRSVYMPVIRSGVYDVFQAFDFADPSAPNGSRATTTVAPQALFLLNDDLILSESKALAARLFDASTCQPEDPARVRRAYELAYSRPASETEVSGAIDFLGRYETAIGPREADPAARRQRAWRGFCHALLASSEFLTID comes from the coding sequence GTGCGCACTCCCCGGGATTGGGTCCGACCTGTCGCAGCCTGGTGCGTCTCCTCAGCACTCTTGGGTGGAGGCTCGATCGTCCTCGCCGACGAGTCTTCCGCCAGTCCCGAGGCGATCAGCTCGTTCGAGAAGAACGTCCGGCCGATCCTGATCGAGCATTGCCAGGCTTGCCACGGTCCCAAAAAGGATCGCGGTGGGCTGAGGGTCGACTCGCGGGAGGCATTGCTGAAGGGCGGAGACAACGGGCCGGCCATCGTGCCGGGCCAGGCCGGCGAGAGCCTGCTCATCACGGCCCTCCATCATGCCCCGGGCCAGGAATTGAAGATGCCCCCCAAGGGGAAGCTTCCCGCGCCGATCCTGGCCGCCCTGACCAACTGGGTTCAGCAGGGAGCCCCCTGGCCGGCCGCCAAGGGGACCGTGGTCGAGCCGGCGAACGAGGCCGATGCCGGGGTGAAATCCGAGGGGATGTCCCCGGGTGCAAACCCGGCCGAAGACGCCTCGTTGTGGGCCTTCAGACCCCCGGTCGACGTCCCAGCCCCCCCGGTCCGCGACACCTCGTGGCCCAGCTCCCCCATCGATCGATTCGTGATCGCGGGCCTGGAAGCGAAGGCTCTGACGCCGGCCCCTCCCGCCGAGCGCAGGGCCCTGATCCGTCGCGCGACGTTTGACCTGACCGGGCTGCCGCCGACCCCCGAGGAAGTTGTCGCATTCCTGTCTGATGACCGCCCGGGTGCCTTCGCGCGAGTCGTCGATCGGCTGCTCGAGAGCCCGCGTTACGGCGAACGCTGGGGCAGGCACTGGCTCGACGTGGCGCGTTACGCCGACTCCAACGGGATGGATGAGAACGTGGCGATGGCCAACGCCTATCGCTACCGAGACTACGTCATCGGGGCCTTCAACGCCGACCTCCCCTACGACCAGTTCATCCGCGAGCAGATCGCCGGCGACCTCGCCGCGGAGGCCGACGGCGGTGCACGCAGGGTCGAGCGGCTCGTGGCGACGGGCTTCCTCTCGATTGGCCCGAAGATGCTGGCCGAGGACGACCCGCAGAAGATGGAGATGGACATCATCGACGAGCAGGTCGACACCATCGGCCGCACGTTCCTCGGCCTCACGATCGGCTGCGCACGCTGCCACGACCACAAGTTCGACCCCATCCCGACGGCCGACTATTACGCGCTGGCGGGCATCTTCAAGAGCACCCGGACGATGGCCAACCACAAGGTGGTTGCCATGTGGAACGAGCGTCCCGTACCAACGGCTGCCCAGATCGCCGATGCGGCCGCCTTCAAGTCGCAGGCCAACGCCAAGCGGTCCGAGGCCGCGACGATCTCCGCCGCTTCGAACGGGAAAGTGCTGGACGAACTCCGAGGCCGGATCGCGGACACTCTTCTGGCCGCGGACGCACGTGTTGCTCGGAGCCGGGTCGTGGCACCAACGACGGCCCCGCTGGCCGAATCCGCCTCCGCCGGCTCGTTGATGGTGGAGGCCGAGGCATTTCAGAGGGGGAACGTGGCCAAGGACACGGCCACCTACGGCAAGGGGATCGGCGTGATCCTGAACGCCGGCCCGGTTCCCAACCGGGCGGAATACGACCTGACGGTCCCCACGTCGGGAGCCTATCAGGTGGAACTCCGCTATGCCGCCGAGGAGACGAGGCCCGTCCGGTTGACCCTGGCGGGGCGAACCCTCAGCCAGGAGGTCGCGGCCAAGGTGACAGGCGGCTGGAATCCCGAGCATCAGACCTGGTCGGTCGTGGCGGTCGACGTCCTGACCGCCGGCCCTTCGACGCTCGTGATCGAACGCGACGGCCCCCTTCCCCACATCGACAAGATCGCACTCATCCCGGTCGTGGAGACCGGTCCGAAAAGCACGGATCCGATCGAAGCGTTCGCCGGACTCCACCCCGACGCGGTCGGACGCTGGGCGACGGCACTCGAGTCGTCCGCAGGTCACCCCGACTCGATCCTGTCGGCCTGGCATGAGCTCACCGGCGAGACGAATCCCGGATTTATCGGCCCGGAAACCTCCTGGCACGCCGCCCTGACCGCCGACCCCCGGCCCGGGACCAAACGCGAACTGGCCGATCGATATCAAAGCGTCCTCATCGCTTCGTCCGGGACGTCCGCCGAGGGCAGCCCGCTGCACGCGTTCCTGAACCAACCCGGTGCGCCGGCCGCCCTCCCCGTCGATCCGACGGCCTCCTATCCGGCGGAGATTCGGACGAAGCTCGGGGCGTTGAAGATCGAGAGCGATGCACTCGACGCGAAGGCCGCGGCAACGCCGATGGCGCTGGCCGTCCAGGACCAGACGCCGACGGACTTACAGATCCACATCCGAGGGAGCCACCTGACGCTTGGCACGAAGGCCCCGCGCGGATTCCTGCGGGTCGTTGCCGGAGATGCCCCCCCATCGATCGCCGAGGGGACCAGTGGTCGGGGCGAGCTTGCCCGCTGGATCGCCGGGCCGAGCAACCCGCTGACGGCCCGCGTGATGGTCAACCGCCTCTGGCGATGGCACTTCGGTGAAGGCCTGGTCCGCACCACCGATAACTTCGGCCGGCTCGGAGAGCGTCCTGACCACCCCGAGCTGCTCGACTGGCTGTCACTCCGATTCGTCGAGGACGGGTGGTCGATCAAGGCGATGCATCGTCGAATTATGGCGTCATCGGCCTACCAGATGAGCACGAAGCTCGACCCCGAGGCGGTACGAATCGACCCCGAGAATCGCCTCCTCTGGAGGATGAGCCGGCGCCGTCTGGAGGCCGAGGCGATCCGCGACGCCCTGCTCAGCGTCGGCGGCGACCTCGACACGACGATGGGGGGTAACCTTCTGCCGACGGGGAATCACGCCTACGTCAGCAGCACGGCCTCGGAGTCGGGCGCCGGCCGCTACGCCATGCCACGTCGTTCGGTCTATATGCCCGTGATCCGCAGCGGAGTTTACGACGTCTTCCAGGCGTTCGACTTCGCCGACCCGAGCGCGCCGAACGGATCGAGGGCGACGACCACCGTCGCCCCTCAGGCCCTCTTCCTGCTCAACGACGACCTGATCCTGAGCGAGTCGAAGGCCCTCGCCGCCCGCCTCTTCGACGCAAGCACGTGCCAGCCCGAGGACCCGGCAAGGGTCCGAAGAGCTTACGAGCTGGCCTATTCAAGGCCGGCCTCCGAAACTGAAGTGTCCGGGGCGATCGACTTCCTCGGCCGCTACGAGACCGCGATCGGGCCACGCGAGGCCGACCCTGCCGCGCGGCGGCAGAGGGCATGGCGGGGCTTCTGCCATGCCCTGCTGGCGTCGAGCGAGTTCCTGACCATCGACTGA
- a CDS encoding serine/threonine-protein kinase, producing MLAKLKGILGSGEPAHPGARKGRVDVSSRFVTLADVTGQGTMSKVYRVLDNESGQTACLKIQDRDKNAAAGARTTQEERPAEGAIGAAIVHPNVVRTIEYGLTTRDEHYMLMEHIDGVSLQHVRETIRLNLRGRLKLLIQAAEGFNAVVEAGFIHHDINPRNVLVNRQNIVKVIDFGLTIPNTAAFRKPGNRTGALAYMAPEVIRREAIDETIDIFAFGAMAYEFLTNALPYGNPTVGNKMAAMIQRVNSPPIDPAIANPKLPASLCEVLRKTLARKEDRWPSFATLAVALAEIRETETKEPAKG from the coding sequence ATGCTCGCTAAACTCAAGGGAATTCTGGGATCGGGCGAGCCGGCTCATCCCGGCGCACGCAAGGGCCGCGTCGACGTCTCCAGCCGCTTCGTGACCCTCGCCGACGTGACCGGTCAGGGGACCATGTCGAAGGTCTATCGCGTCCTGGATAACGAGTCGGGGCAGACCGCCTGCTTGAAGATCCAGGATCGCGACAAGAATGCCGCCGCGGGCGCCCGAACGACCCAGGAGGAACGGCCCGCCGAGGGGGCGATCGGCGCCGCGATCGTTCACCCCAACGTCGTCCGGACGATTGAATACGGACTGACGACCCGCGACGAGCATTACATGCTCATGGAGCATATCGACGGCGTCAGCCTCCAGCACGTCCGCGAGACGATCCGCCTGAACCTCCGCGGTCGCCTGAAACTCCTGATCCAGGCCGCCGAAGGCTTCAACGCAGTAGTGGAAGCTGGCTTCATCCACCACGACATCAACCCACGCAACGTCCTGGTCAACCGTCAGAACATCGTCAAGGTCATCGACTTCGGACTGACGATTCCCAACACCGCGGCGTTCCGCAAGCCGGGCAACCGCACGGGGGCGCTCGCCTACATGGCCCCCGAAGTCATTCGTCGCGAGGCGATCGACGAGACGATCGACATCTTCGCCTTCGGCGCGATGGCGTATGAGTTCCTGACGAATGCGCTTCCGTACGGCAATCCGACCGTCGGCAACAAGATGGCGGCCATGATCCAGCGGGTCAATTCGCCCCCCATCGACCCCGCCATCGCCAATCCGAAGCTACCGGCCTCGCTCTGCGAAGTACTCCGCAAAACCTTGGCACGCAAGGAAGATCGCTGGCCGAGCTTCGCCACCCTCGCCGTCGCTCTGGCGGAAATCCGCGAGACCGAGACCAAAGAACCCGCCAAGGGCTGA
- a CDS encoding cytidine deaminase, producing the protein MPDLLDELMQAAREASRSAYCPYSRFHVGAAVLAGGRIYPGANIENASYGLTVCAERTAVFRAILDGATRIEAVAVACVDAQDGSEPTHAMPCGACRQVLAEFCGPETPILVDRVGRFTLAELLPLAFRLS; encoded by the coding sequence ATGCCCGATCTCCTCGACGAGTTGATGCAGGCCGCACGCGAGGCGAGCCGCTCGGCCTACTGCCCTTATTCGCGGTTCCACGTCGGCGCGGCCGTCCTCGCCGGCGGCCGGATCTACCCGGGGGCGAACATCGAGAACGCCTCCTATGGCCTGACCGTCTGCGCCGAGCGTACGGCGGTGTTTCGCGCGATCCTCGACGGAGCGACACGCATCGAAGCCGTCGCCGTCGCATGCGTTGATGCCCAGGACGGCTCGGAGCCGACGCACGCGATGCCCTGCGGCGCCTGTCGGCAAGTGCTCGCCGAGTTCTGCGGCCCGGAGACCCCGATCCTGGTCGACCGCGTCGGCCGCTTCACTCTGGCCGAACTGCTCCCGCTCGCCTTCAGGTTGTCCTGA